One part of the Lemur catta isolate mLemCat1 chromosome 13, mLemCat1.pri, whole genome shotgun sequence genome encodes these proteins:
- the TSC22D1 gene encoding TSC22 domain family protein 1 isoform X3, protein MHQPPESAAGAAAAADISARKMAHPAMLPRRGSGSGSASALSAAGTGVGSNATSSEDFPPPSLLQPPPPAASSTSGPQPPPPQSLNLLSQAQLQAQPLAPGGTQMKKKSGFQITSVTPAQISASISSNNSIAEDTESYDDLDESHTEDLSSSEILDVSLSRATDLGEPERSSSEETLNNFQEAETPGAVSPNQPHLPQPHLPHLPQQNVVINGNAHPHHLHHHHHIHHGHHLQHGHHHPSHAAVASASIPGGPPSSPVSRKLSTAGSSDSVLPVAPTSAVSSSGSPASVMTNIRPPSTIGGISISSVTGTNTVNNVNIAAVGSFNPNVTSSVLGNANISTSNIPSAASVSVGPGVTSGGNVNILSGMGNGTTSSSTFVNNVPNAATGMTVGSVSSQQQQPTVNTSRFRVVKLDSSSEPFKKGRWTCTEFYEKENAVPATEGVVINKVVETVKQNPIEVTSERESTSGSSVSSSVSTLSHYTESVGSGEMGAPAVVVQQQQQQPALQGVTLQQMDFGSTGPQSVPAVSIPQSISQSQISQVQLQSQELSYQQKQGLQPVPLQATISAATAIQPSPVNVVGVTSALGQQPSISSLAQPQLPYSQTAPPVQTPLPGAPSQQLQYGQPQPMVSTQMAPGHGKSVTQNPPSEYVQQQPILQTVMSSGQPSSAGVGAGATVIPVAQPQGIQLPVQPTAVPAQPAGASGQPVGQAQTAVSAVPTGSQIANIGQQANIPTAVQQPSTQVPPSVIQQGAPPSSQVVPPAQTGIIHQGVQTSASSLPQQLVIAPQSTLLTVPPQPQGVEPVPQGVVSQQLPAVSPLPSASSISVTSQVSSTGPGMPSASTNLVPPQNIAQTPATQNGNLVQSVSQPPLLASNINLPLAQQIPLSSAHFSAQSLAQAIGSQIEDARRPVEPSLVCLPQTISGDSGGMSAVSDGSSSSLAASASLFPLKVLPLTTPLVDGEDESASLLPEVQGVILEPQIQPRPRRAFDVRGPLSPLNPWRQNIQLLERVGKDNKQVS, encoded by the coding sequence ATGCACCAGCCGCCTGAGTCCGCCGCCGGCGCGGCCGCCGCCGCAGACATTAGTGCTAGGAAGATGGCGCACCCGGCAATGCTCCCTCGAAGGGGCAGCGGTAGTGGCAGCGCCTCTGCTCTCAGTGCAGCAGGTACCGGCGTTGGTAGTAATGCCACATCTTCCGAGGATTTTCCGCCTCCGTCGCTGCTCCAGCCACCGCCTCCTGCAGCATCTTCTACGTCGGGACCACAGCCTCCGCCTCCACAAAGCCTGAACCTCCTTTCGCAGGCTCAGCTGCAGGCACAGCCTCTTGCACCAGGCGGGactcaaatgaaaaagaaaagtggcTTCCAAATAACTAGCGTTACTCCAGCTCAGATCTCTGCCAGTATCAGCTCTAACAACAGTATAGCAGAGGACACGGAGAGTTATGATGATCTGGATGAATCTCATACGGAAGATCTCTCTTCTTCTGAGATCCTTGATGTGTCACTTTCCAGGGCCACTGACTTAGGGGAGCCTGAACGTAGCTCCTCAGAAGAGACTCTGAATAACTTCCAGGAAGCCGAGACACCTGGGGCAGTCTCTCCCAACCAGCCTCATCTTCCTCAGCCTCATTTGCCTCACCTTCCACAACAGAACGTTGTGATTAATGGGAATGCTCATCCACACCAtctccatcaccaccatcacatTCATCATGGGCACCACCTTCAACATGGGCACCACCATCCATCTCATGCTGCTGTGGCCAGTGCATCCATTCCTGGAGGGCCACCCTCAAGCCCAGTATCCAGAAAACTCTCTACAGCTGGAAGCTCTGACAGTGTTTTACCAGTTGCACCAACTTCTGCTGTATCATCCAGTGGCTCACCTGCATCTGTAATGACTAATATCCGTCCTCCAAGTACTATAGGCGGTATAAGTATAAGTTCTGTTACTGGCACTAATACAGTGAATAATGTTAACATTGCTGCTGTGGGTAGTTTTAATCCTAACGTGACAAGCAGTGTACTTGGCAATGCTAATATAAGTACAAGCAATATTCCTAGTGCTGCTAGTGTGAGTGTTGGGCCTGGAGTTACCAGTGGTGGTAATGTGAATATCTTGAGTGGCATGGGCAATGGTACTACTTCTTCCTCCACTTTTGTTAACAATGTCCCTAATGCAGCTACAGGGATGACTGTGGGATCTGTTTCGAGTCAGCAGCAACAGCCAACAGTTAATACATCGAGGTTCAGAGTCGTGAAGTTAGATTCTAGTTCTGAGCCCTTTAAAAAAGGTAGATGGACTTGCACCGAgttctatgaaaaagaaaatgctgtacCTGCTACAGAAGGTGTGGTGATAAATAAAGTGGTAGAGACTGTAAAACAAAACCCAATAGAAGTGACTTCTGAGAGGGAGAGCACTAGTGGGAGTTCAGTGAGCAGTAGTGTCAGCACACTGAGTCACTACACAGAGAGTGTGGGAAGTGGAGAGATGGGAGCCCCTGCTGTGGtggtgcagcagcagcagcagcaaccagCTCTTCAAGGTGTGACCCTCCAGCAGATGGATTTCGGTAGCACTGGTCCACAGAGTGTTCCAGCAGTTAGTATACCACAGAGTATTTCTCAGTCACAGATCTCACAAGTACAATTACAGTCTCAAGAACTGAGCTATCAGCAAAAGCAAGGTCTTCAACCAGTACCTCTGCAAGCCACTATCAGTGCTGCAACTGCTATCCAGCCATCGCCTGTAAATGTGGTTGGTGTCACTTCAGCTTTAGGTCAGCAGCCTTCCATCTCCAGTTTGGCTCAACCCCAACTGCCATATTCTCAGACGGCTCCTCCAGTGCAAACTCCCCTTCCAGGGGCACCATCCCAACAGTTACAGTATGGACAGCCGCAACCAATGGTTTCTACACAGATGGCCCCAGGCCATGGTAAATCCGTGACTCAAAATCCTCCTTCAGAGTATGTACAACAGCAGCCAATTCTTCAAACAGTAATGTCCTCTGGACAGCCCAGTTCTGCAGGAGTGGGAGCAGGAGCAACAGTGATTCCTGTGGCTCAGCCACAGGGTATCCAGCTGCCAGTGCAGCCCACAGCAGTCCCAGCACAACCTGCAGGGGCATCTGGCCAGCCTGTTGGCCAGGCTCAGACAGCAGTGTCTGCTGTACCTACTGGCAGTCAAATTGCAAATATTGGTCAGCAAGCAAACATACCTACTGCAGTGCAGCAGCCCTCTACCCAAGTTCCACCTTCAGTTATTCAGCAAGGTGCTCCTCCATCTTCACAAGTAGTTCCACCTGCTCAAACTGGGATTATTCATCAGGGAGTTCAAACTAGCGCTTCAAGCCTTCCTCAACAATTGGTTATTGCACCCCAAAGTACCTTGTTAACTGTGCCTCCCCAGCCACAAGGAGTAGAGCCAGTACCTCAAGGAGTTGTTTCACAGCAGTTGCCAGCAGTTAGTCCTTTGCCCTCTGCTAGTAGTATTTCTGTTACAAGTCAGGTTAGTTCAACTGGTCCTGGAATGCCTTCTGCCTCAACAAACTTGGTTCCACCACAGAATATAGCACAAACCCCTGCTACCCAAAATGGTAATTTGGTTCAAAGTGTTAGTCAGCCTCCCTTGTTAGCAAGTAATATAAATTTGCCTTTGGCACAACAGATACCACTAAGTTCTGCTCACTTCTCTGCACAATCATTAGCTCAGGCAATTGGAAGCCAAATTGAAGATGCCAGGCGCCCAGTGGAGCCCTCCTTAGTTTGCTTACCTCAGACTATCAGTGGTGACAGTGGGGGAATGTCAGCAGTTTCAGATGGGAGTAGCAGCAGCCTAGCAGCCTCTGCTTCTCTTTTCCCGTTGAAGGTGCTACCGCTGACGACACCCCTGGTGGATGGCGAGGATGAGAG
- the TSC22D1 gene encoding TSC22 domain family protein 1 isoform X4, which yields MHQPPESAAGAAAAADISARKMAHPAMLPRRGSGSGSASALSAAGTGVGSNATSSEDFPPPSLLQPPPPAASSTSGPQPPPPQSLNLLSQAQLQAQPLAPGGTQMKKKSGFQITSVTPAQISASISSNNSIAEDTESYDDLDESHTEDLSSSEILDVSLSRATDLGEPERSSSEETLNNFQEAETPGAVSPNQPHLPQPHLPHLPQQNVVINGNAHPHHLHHHHHIHHGHHLQHGHHHPSHAAVASASIPGGPPSSPVSRKLSTAGSSDSVLPVAPTSAVSSSGSPASVMTNIRPPSTIGGISISSVTGTNTVNNVNIAAVGSFNPNVTSSVLGNANISTSNIPSAASVSVGPGVTSGGNVNILSGMGNGTTSSSTFVNNVPNAATGMTVGSVSSQQQQPTVNTSRFRVVKLDSSSEPFKKGRWTCTEFYEKENAVPATEGVVINKVVETVKQNPIEVTSERESTSGSSVSSSVSTLSHYTESVGSGEMGAPAVVVQQQQQQPALQGVTLQQMDFGSTGPQSVPAVSIPQSISQSQISQVQLQSQELSYQQKQGLQPVPLQATISAATAIQPSPVNVVGVTSALGQQPSISSLAQPQLPYSQTAPPVQTPLPGAPSQQLQYGQPQPMVSTQMAPGHGKSVTQNPPSEYVQQQPILQTVMSSGQPSSAGVGAGATVIPVAQPQGIQLPVQPTAVPAQPAGASGQPVGQAQTAVSAVPTGSQIANIGQQANIPTAVQQPSTQVPPSVIQQGAPPSSQVVPPAQTGIIHQGVQTSASSLPQQLVIAPQSTLLTVPPQPQGVEPVPQGVVSQQLPAVSPLPSASSISVTSQVSSTGPGMPSASTNLVPPQNIAQTPATQNGNLVQSVSQPPLLASNINLPLAQQIPLSSAHFSAQSLAQAIGSQIEDARRPVEPSLVCLPQTISGDSGGMSAVSDGSSSSLAASASLFPLKVLPLTTPLVDGEDESSLFQCFSPTRGARSDPRTTDTAKTTESF from the coding sequence ATGCACCAGCCGCCTGAGTCCGCCGCCGGCGCGGCCGCCGCCGCAGACATTAGTGCTAGGAAGATGGCGCACCCGGCAATGCTCCCTCGAAGGGGCAGCGGTAGTGGCAGCGCCTCTGCTCTCAGTGCAGCAGGTACCGGCGTTGGTAGTAATGCCACATCTTCCGAGGATTTTCCGCCTCCGTCGCTGCTCCAGCCACCGCCTCCTGCAGCATCTTCTACGTCGGGACCACAGCCTCCGCCTCCACAAAGCCTGAACCTCCTTTCGCAGGCTCAGCTGCAGGCACAGCCTCTTGCACCAGGCGGGactcaaatgaaaaagaaaagtggcTTCCAAATAACTAGCGTTACTCCAGCTCAGATCTCTGCCAGTATCAGCTCTAACAACAGTATAGCAGAGGACACGGAGAGTTATGATGATCTGGATGAATCTCATACGGAAGATCTCTCTTCTTCTGAGATCCTTGATGTGTCACTTTCCAGGGCCACTGACTTAGGGGAGCCTGAACGTAGCTCCTCAGAAGAGACTCTGAATAACTTCCAGGAAGCCGAGACACCTGGGGCAGTCTCTCCCAACCAGCCTCATCTTCCTCAGCCTCATTTGCCTCACCTTCCACAACAGAACGTTGTGATTAATGGGAATGCTCATCCACACCAtctccatcaccaccatcacatTCATCATGGGCACCACCTTCAACATGGGCACCACCATCCATCTCATGCTGCTGTGGCCAGTGCATCCATTCCTGGAGGGCCACCCTCAAGCCCAGTATCCAGAAAACTCTCTACAGCTGGAAGCTCTGACAGTGTTTTACCAGTTGCACCAACTTCTGCTGTATCATCCAGTGGCTCACCTGCATCTGTAATGACTAATATCCGTCCTCCAAGTACTATAGGCGGTATAAGTATAAGTTCTGTTACTGGCACTAATACAGTGAATAATGTTAACATTGCTGCTGTGGGTAGTTTTAATCCTAACGTGACAAGCAGTGTACTTGGCAATGCTAATATAAGTACAAGCAATATTCCTAGTGCTGCTAGTGTGAGTGTTGGGCCTGGAGTTACCAGTGGTGGTAATGTGAATATCTTGAGTGGCATGGGCAATGGTACTACTTCTTCCTCCACTTTTGTTAACAATGTCCCTAATGCAGCTACAGGGATGACTGTGGGATCTGTTTCGAGTCAGCAGCAACAGCCAACAGTTAATACATCGAGGTTCAGAGTCGTGAAGTTAGATTCTAGTTCTGAGCCCTTTAAAAAAGGTAGATGGACTTGCACCGAgttctatgaaaaagaaaatgctgtacCTGCTACAGAAGGTGTGGTGATAAATAAAGTGGTAGAGACTGTAAAACAAAACCCAATAGAAGTGACTTCTGAGAGGGAGAGCACTAGTGGGAGTTCAGTGAGCAGTAGTGTCAGCACACTGAGTCACTACACAGAGAGTGTGGGAAGTGGAGAGATGGGAGCCCCTGCTGTGGtggtgcagcagcagcagcagcaaccagCTCTTCAAGGTGTGACCCTCCAGCAGATGGATTTCGGTAGCACTGGTCCACAGAGTGTTCCAGCAGTTAGTATACCACAGAGTATTTCTCAGTCACAGATCTCACAAGTACAATTACAGTCTCAAGAACTGAGCTATCAGCAAAAGCAAGGTCTTCAACCAGTACCTCTGCAAGCCACTATCAGTGCTGCAACTGCTATCCAGCCATCGCCTGTAAATGTGGTTGGTGTCACTTCAGCTTTAGGTCAGCAGCCTTCCATCTCCAGTTTGGCTCAACCCCAACTGCCATATTCTCAGACGGCTCCTCCAGTGCAAACTCCCCTTCCAGGGGCACCATCCCAACAGTTACAGTATGGACAGCCGCAACCAATGGTTTCTACACAGATGGCCCCAGGCCATGGTAAATCCGTGACTCAAAATCCTCCTTCAGAGTATGTACAACAGCAGCCAATTCTTCAAACAGTAATGTCCTCTGGACAGCCCAGTTCTGCAGGAGTGGGAGCAGGAGCAACAGTGATTCCTGTGGCTCAGCCACAGGGTATCCAGCTGCCAGTGCAGCCCACAGCAGTCCCAGCACAACCTGCAGGGGCATCTGGCCAGCCTGTTGGCCAGGCTCAGACAGCAGTGTCTGCTGTACCTACTGGCAGTCAAATTGCAAATATTGGTCAGCAAGCAAACATACCTACTGCAGTGCAGCAGCCCTCTACCCAAGTTCCACCTTCAGTTATTCAGCAAGGTGCTCCTCCATCTTCACAAGTAGTTCCACCTGCTCAAACTGGGATTATTCATCAGGGAGTTCAAACTAGCGCTTCAAGCCTTCCTCAACAATTGGTTATTGCACCCCAAAGTACCTTGTTAACTGTGCCTCCCCAGCCACAAGGAGTAGAGCCAGTACCTCAAGGAGTTGTTTCACAGCAGTTGCCAGCAGTTAGTCCTTTGCCCTCTGCTAGTAGTATTTCTGTTACAAGTCAGGTTAGTTCAACTGGTCCTGGAATGCCTTCTGCCTCAACAAACTTGGTTCCACCACAGAATATAGCACAAACCCCTGCTACCCAAAATGGTAATTTGGTTCAAAGTGTTAGTCAGCCTCCCTTGTTAGCAAGTAATATAAATTTGCCTTTGGCACAACAGATACCACTAAGTTCTGCTCACTTCTCTGCACAATCATTAGCTCAGGCAATTGGAAGCCAAATTGAAGATGCCAGGCGCCCAGTGGAGCCCTCCTTAGTTTGCTTACCTCAGACTATCAGTGGTGACAGTGGGGGAATGTCAGCAGTTTCAGATGGGAGTAGCAGCAGCCTAGCAGCCTCTGCTTCTCTTTTCCCGTTGAAGGTGCTACCGCTGACGACACCCCTGGTGGATGGCGAGGATGAGAG